Proteins encoded within one genomic window of Camelina sativa cultivar DH55 chromosome 19, Cs, whole genome shotgun sequence:
- the LOC104766274 gene encoding endo-1,3;1,4-beta-D-glucanase: MSGPQCCENPPTLDPVSGSGNVEKLGGLDAYVSGSPDSKLCVILVSDVYGYEAPNLRALADKVAASGFYVVVPDYFCGDPFDPSNQERPIQVWIKDHGCDKGFEETKPLLEAIKNKGITAIGAAGMCWGAKVVVELSKVELIQAAVLLHPSFVTVDDIKDVKAPIAILGAEIDKLSPPALVKQFEEILASKPEVYSYVKIFPKVSHGWTVRYNINEPEAVKAADEAHKEMLDWFVTYVK, translated from the exons ATGTCGGGACCTCAGTGCTGCGAAAACCCGCCGACACTTGACCCGGTTTCCGGGTCGGGTAATGTCGAGAAGCTGGGTGGACTGGATGCTTACGTCTCCGGCTCTCCCGATTCCAAGCTCTGTGTGATCCTCGTTTCTGATGTTTATG GTTATGAAGCTCCAAACTTGAG GGCGCTTGCGGACAAGGTTGCGGCTTCTGGATTCTATGTTGTAGTTCCTGACTACTTTTGTGGAGATCCTTTTGATCCCTCTAACCAGGAGAGACCCATCCAAGTTTGGATCAAAGACCATGGCTGT gATAAGGGTTTTGAAGAGACCAAACCATTACTTGAAGCCATAAAGAACAAAGGCATAACTGCCATTGGAGCTGCAGGAATGTGTTGGGGAG CAAAAGTAGTGGTGGAATTGTCTAAAGTAGAGCTTATTCAAGCAGCTGTTTTGCTTCATCCTTCTTTTGTCACAGTTGATGATATCAAGG ATGTGAAGGCTCCAATTGCTATATTAGGAGCTGAGATTGATAAATTGTCCCCACCAGCACTCGTGAAGCAATTTGAGGAGATTCTAGCTTCCAAACCCGAG GTGTATAGTTACGTGAAGATATTCCCAAAAGTATCACACGGTTGGACAGTTAGGTACAACATCAATGAACCAGAGGCGGTTAAAGCTGCAGACGAAGCTCACAAGGAGATGCTTGATTGGTTTGTGACTTATGTCAAATGA
- the LOC104766273 gene encoding endo-1,3;1,4-beta-D-glucanase-like isoform X2 has protein sequence MSGPQCCENPPTLNPVSGSGHVEKVGGLDAYVSGSPDSKLCILLISEVFGYEAPKLRALADKVAASGFYVVVPDYFYGDPYNPADQDRPVLVWIKDHGCDKGFEDTIPVLEAIKNKGITAIGAAGMCWGAKVVVELSKMELIQAAVLLHPTFVTVDDIKGGKAPIAILGAELDHWTSPALVKQFEETLASKPEVPSYVKIHPKVSHGWTVRYNIDEPEAVKAAEEAHKEMLDWFVTYLK, from the exons ATGTCGGGACCTCAGTGCTGCGAAAACCCGCCAACTCTTAACCCGGTTTCCGGGTCTGGTCATGTTGAGAAGGTTGGTGGGCTTGATGCTTACGTCTCCGGCTCTCCTGATTCCAAACTCTGCATCCTCCTCATTTCTGAAGTTTTTG ggTATGAAGCTCCAAAATTGAG AGCACTTGCGGACAAGGTTGCAGCTTCAGGATTCTATGTTGTGGTTCCTGATTACTTCTATGGAGATCCTTATAATCCCGCTGATCAGGATAGACCCGTCCTTGTCTGGATCAAAGACCATGGCTGT GATAAGGGCTTTGAAGACACCATACCAGTACTTGAAGCCATAAAGAACAAAGGCATAACAGCCATTGGAGCTGCAGGGATGTGTTGGGGAG CAAAAGTAGTGGTGGAACTGTCTAAAATGGAGCTTATTCAAGCAGCTGTTTTGCTTCATCCTACTTTTGTCACAGTTGATGATATCAAGG GTGGGAAGGCTCCAATAGCTATATTAGGAGCTGAACTTGATCATTGGACCTCACCAGCACTCGTGAAACAATTTGAAGAGACTTTAGCCTCCAAACCCGAG GTGCCTAGTTACGTGAAGATACACCCGAAAGTGTCACACGGCTGGACAGTTAGGTACAACATCGACGAACCAGAGGCGGTTAAAGCTGCAGAAGAAGCTCATAAAGAAATGCTTGATTGGTTTGTGACTTACCTCAAATGA
- the LOC104766273 gene encoding endo-1,3;1,4-beta-D-glucanase-like isoform X1, whose amino-acid sequence MSGPQCCENPPTLNPVSGSGHVEKVGGLDAYVSGSPDSKLCILLISEVFGYEAPKLRALADKVAASGFYVVVPDYFYGDPYNPADQDRPVLVWIKDHGCDKGFEDTIPVLEAIKNKGITAIGAAGMCWGGGKAPIAILGAELDHWTSPALVKQFEETLASKPEVPSYVKIHPKVSHGWTVRYNIDEPEAVKAAEEAHKEMLDWFVTYLK is encoded by the exons ATGTCGGGACCTCAGTGCTGCGAAAACCCGCCAACTCTTAACCCGGTTTCCGGGTCTGGTCATGTTGAGAAGGTTGGTGGGCTTGATGCTTACGTCTCCGGCTCTCCTGATTCCAAACTCTGCATCCTCCTCATTTCTGAAGTTTTTG ggTATGAAGCTCCAAAATTGAG AGCACTTGCGGACAAGGTTGCAGCTTCAGGATTCTATGTTGTGGTTCCTGATTACTTCTATGGAGATCCTTATAATCCCGCTGATCAGGATAGACCCGTCCTTGTCTGGATCAAAGACCATGGCTGT GATAAGGGCTTTGAAGACACCATACCAGTACTTGAAGCCATAAAGAACAAAGGCATAACAGCCATTGGAGCTGCAGGGATGTGTTGGGGAG GTGGGAAGGCTCCAATAGCTATATTAGGAGCTGAACTTGATCATTGGACCTCACCAGCACTCGTGAAACAATTTGAAGAGACTTTAGCCTCCAAACCCGAG GTGCCTAGTTACGTGAAGATACACCCGAAAGTGTCACACGGCTGGACAGTTAGGTACAACATCGACGAACCAGAGGCGGTTAAAGCTGCAGAAGAAGCTCATAAAGAAATGCTTGATTGGTTTGTGACTTACCTCAAATGA
- the LOC104766276 gene encoding plant UBX domain-containing protein 12-like isoform X1, with amino-acid sequence MLECQSMMEKLSPFMDMASLEIESLRRIKRSKRDEAEEEEKEESEESTTSSSSSSSNAYFGFPHLPEEPTNRDFDQSVLCRIRVRLPDGRITQRSFLKSESVQLLWSYCNSQIDESERKLFKLIQAFPGDYKTLHYGSNTTFEQSGLANSVVSVTWV; translated from the coding sequence ATGCTTGAGTGTCAATCGATGATGGAGAAATTATCACCGTTCATGGACATGGCTTCACTAGAGATCGAGTCTTTGCGAAGGATCAAACGCAGCAAACGcgatgaagcagaagaagaagaaaaagaagaatcggAGGAGTCTACGacgtcgtcttcgtcttcgtcatcAAACGCGTATTTCGGATTCCCTCACTTACCCGAAGAACCGACGAATCGCGATTTCGATCAAAGCGTTTTGTGTAGAATCCGCGTTCGGTTACCTGACGGGAGGATAACGCAGAGGAGTTTCTTGAAGAGTGAATCGGTTCAGCTTCTTTGGTCGTATTGTAATTCGCAGATTGATGAATCGGAGAGGAAGCTGTTTAAGCTGATCCAAGCGTTTCCTGGGGATTACAAGACTCTTCATTATGGATCTAATACGACTTTTGAACAATCTGGGCTTGCCAATTCTGTTGTTTCCGTTACTTGGGTCTGA
- the LOC104766276 gene encoding plant UBX domain-containing protein 12-like isoform X3: MLECQSMMEKLSPFMDMASLEIESLRRIKRSKRDEAEEEEKEESEESTTSXSSSNAYFGFPHLPEEPTNRDFDQSVLCRIRVRLPDGRITQRSFLKSESVQLLWSYCNSQIDESERKLFKLIQAFPGDYKTLHYGSNTTFEQSGLANSVVSVTWV; the protein is encoded by the exons ATGCTTGAGTGTCAATCGATGATGGAGAAATTATCACCGTTCATGGACATGGCTTCACTAGAGATCGAGTCTTTGCGAAGGATCAAACGCAGCAAACGcgatgaagcagaagaagaagaaaaagaagaatcggAGGAGTCTACGacgtc GTNTTCGTCATCAAACGCGTATTTCGGATTCCCTCACTTACCCGAAGAACCGACGAATCGCGATTTCGATCAAAGCGTTTTGTGTAGAATCCGCGTTCGGTTACCTGACGGGAGGATAACGCAGAGGAGTTTCTTGAAGAGTGAATCGGTTCAGCTTCTTTGGTCGTATTGTAATTCGCAGATTGATGAATCGGAGAGGAAGCTGTTTAAGCTGATCCAAGCGTTTCCTGGGGATTACAAGACTCTTCATTATGGATCTAATACGACTTTTGAACAATCTGGGCTTGCCAATTCTGTTGTTTCCGTTACTTGGGTCTGA
- the LOC104766276 gene encoding plant UBX domain-containing protein 12-like isoform X2, which yields MLECQSMMEKLSPFMDMASLEIESLRRIKRSKRDEAEEEEKEESEESTTSSSSSSSNAYFGFPHLPEEPTNRDFDQSVLCRIRVRLPDGRITQRSFLKSESVQLLWSYCNSQIDESERKLFKLIQAFPGDYKTLHYGSNTTFEQSGLANSVVSVSWV from the exons ATGCTTGAGTGTCAATCGATGATGGAGAAATTATCACCGTTCATGGACATGGCTTCACTAGAGATCGAGTCTTTGCGAAGGATCAAACGCAGCAAACGcgatgaagcagaagaagaagaaaaagaagaatcggAGGAGTCTACGacgtcgtcttcgtcttcgtcatcAAACGCGTATTTCGGATTCCCTCACTTACCCGAAGAACCGACGAATCGCGATTTCGATCAAAGCGTTTTGTGTAGAATCCGCGTTCGGTTACCTGACGGGAGGATAACGCAGAGGAGTTTCTTGAAGAGTGAATCGGTTCAGCTTCTTTGGTCGTATTGTAATTCGCAGATTGATGAATCGGAGAGGAAGCTGTTTAAGCTGATCCAAGCGTTTCCTGGGGATTACAAGACTCTTCATT ATGGATCTAATACGACTTTTGAACAATCTGGCCTTGCGAATTCTGTTGTTTCGGTTTCTTGGGTCTGA